In the genome of Vibrio sp. NTOU-M3, one region contains:
- a CDS encoding TetR/AcrR family transcriptional regulator translates to MVDSGRKAGRPSEKTDARGKLIFHARELFTVMAYDKVSTRLVAQKAGVNSALIRYYFGNKEGLFETMLRETLSPMQITMQALVQESSHQNFIDLMRTYYREMVKVPQFPQLIAQVMHMPPSDTQRKLMEKVFMDISKPMQDIIFDKLVDSGVLKPDMDPKLCRISYISLMVFPFMAPPALLAIHGIELNEEFLNRLFEHNIKLMTSGFMFPMPVQGVSDEG, encoded by the coding sequence ATGGTTGACTCTGGGCGTAAAGCGGGCAGGCCAAGTGAAAAAACGGATGCTCGAGGTAAGTTGATTTTTCATGCACGAGAGCTGTTTACCGTAATGGCGTATGACAAAGTCTCTACCCGGCTTGTCGCACAAAAAGCAGGCGTAAACAGTGCCTTGATCCGCTACTACTTTGGCAACAAAGAAGGGCTGTTTGAAACCATGTTGAGGGAGACGCTGTCGCCGATGCAGATCACCATGCAAGCATTGGTTCAAGAGAGCTCGCATCAGAATTTTATTGATTTAATGCGAACTTACTACCGAGAAATGGTCAAGGTGCCTCAATTTCCTCAGCTGATTGCTCAGGTTATGCACATGCCACCTTCCGACACGCAGCGTAAGCTGATGGAGAAGGTTTTTATGGATATTAGCAAGCCAATGCAAGACATCATCTTCGATAAGCTGGTGGATAGTGGTGTTTTAAAGCCAGATATGGACCCAAAACTTTGTCGGATTTCATACATTAGCTTGATGGTGTTTCCTTTTATGGCTCCGCCAGCATTGCTTGCGATTCACGGAATTGAACTCAATGAAGAATTCCTCAACCGCTTGTTTGAGCACAACATTAAATTGATGACGAGTGGATTTATGTTTCCTATGCCAGTACAAGGAGTGAGTGATGAAGGTTAA